One region of Triticum aestivum cultivar Chinese Spring chromosome 6B, IWGSC CS RefSeq v2.1, whole genome shotgun sequence genomic DNA includes:
- the LOC123136644 gene encoding alanine--tRNA ligase isoform X11, which translates to MGNPTKRWSGAVIRREFFKHFGELERWYSSPLILVEDFKAPLLQTAMNRFKQSFMADLPSGEGSTFSFKCLRIGDTLEDFNDTRYHSLTELLGTWHPGEHRREVILNLLEFLQEECGLGKECIYATYFAGDENFDADTECRDIMLEFLPKENVSSSTVKGSFWNVDGSGFDCSDLAYEARDPWTRISLNHRTIPQIWSLVFVQFDREENGALRDLPAKHIITAMDFEHVTTICQGAMAFYFTDVFASILGLIHEHACERIEAYNFYVDSEAVTCPEDTDQIGMAYRIITNHLRIISVATTYGTQIGDHGREYLLKLIDRRGIELSVEKLGIHQSSYAKLVKGCIEEMADFIPEIFPTKGKLKQEKLNKIVKDEVDIHKSTWTEIATKKTRGQAEDDLKPSHPTTWYKIRGIKFLDHNTHIVHKDRNTKCTLVALCNALLLGGKISLGANMTQISEGHLLHLVQHNLLCGNEKFDLQSRLEYSDTQKKVLDVLPELSGILSINVEFDSINGFVNSAQHALFKHLGVSLYHGCLVDTNDKNVSSWRPSANTTRINTTAERT; encoded by the exons ATGGGAAACCCCACGAAGCGGTGGTCGGGCGCCGTGATTCGGCGGGAGTTCTTCAAACACTTTGGGGAACTCGAGCGGTGGTACTCTAGCCCACTTATTTTGGTGGAAGACTTCAAAGCGCCATTACTTCAAACAGCAATGAACCGATTCAAGCAGTCGTTTATGGCAGATCTGCCATCTGGCGAAGGCAGCACATTCTCCTTCAAATGTCTTCGCATAGGTGATACCCTAGAGGACTTCAATGACACACGGTACCATTCCCTTACTGAACTCCTTGGGACTTGGCACCCGGGGGAACACAGGAGGGAAGTGATCTTAAATCTGCTGGAATTTCTACAGGAG GAGTGTGGGTTAGGAAAGGAGTGCATTTATGCTACCTACTTTGCTGGTGATGAAAATTTCGATGCTGATACTGAGTGCAGGGATATTATGTTGGAATTTCTACCAAAAGAAAATGTGTCCAGCTCCACtgtcaag GGTAGCTTCTGGAATGTTGATGGTAGTGGCTTCGATTGTAGTGACCTTGCGTATGAGGCCAGGGATCCTTGGACACGCATAAGCCTGAATCATCGAACTATCCCGCAGATATGGAGTCTGGTCTTTGTTCAG tttgATCGGGAAGAAAATGGTGCTTTGAGAGATTTGCCAGCTAAACATATTATAACAGCAATGGACTTTGAGCATGTAACTACTATCTGCCAAGGTGCAATGGCCTTTTATTTTACAGATGTGTTTGCTTCAATACTGGGCCTTATTCATGAG CATGCATGCGAACGAATCGAAGCATACAATTTTTATGTTGATTCTGAAGCAGTTACTTGTCCTGAAGATACTGATCAAATTGGAATGGCCTATCGAATTATCACGAATCACTTAAGGATAATATCGGTTGCTACTACTTATGGTACACAAATCG GCGATCACGGAAGGGAGTATCTCCTTAAGCTTATCGATAGGCGGGGGATTGAACTCAGCGTTGAAAAACTGGGGATACATCAAAGCTCCTATGCTAA GCTTGTGAAGGGATGCATTGAAGAGATGGCTGATTTCATTCCTGAAATTTTTCCTACTAAAGGGAAGTTAAAACAAGAGAAGTTAAACAAAATAGTTAAAGATGAAGTTGATATCCACAAAAGTACCTGGACTGAG ATTGCAACCAAGAAAACCAGGGGTCAGGCAGAAGATGATTTAAAGCCCAGCCATCCCACAACGTGGTACAAGATAAGAGGGATCAAGTTTTTGGATCATAACACACATATTGTCCACAAGGATAGGAATACAAAATGCACTCTTGTTGCCTTGT GCAATGCTCTTCTGCTTGGGGGCAAGATATCTTTGGGAGCAAATATGACCCAGATCTCAGAGGGCCATCTACTTCATCTTGTCCAACATAATCTTTTATGTGGCAACGAAAAATTCGAC CTTCAAAGCAGATTGGAATATTCAGATACTCAGAAAAAGGTTCTTGATGTGCTTCCAGAACTTTCAGGAATTTTATCGATAAATGTGGAATTTGATAG TATCAATGGGTTCGTGAATTCCGCACAACATGCGTTATTTAAACACCTTGGAGTTTCGTTGTACCATGGGTGCTTAGTGGATACAAAC GACAAAAATGTTAGCTCATGGAGGCCCTCAGCTAACACCACAAGG ATTAACACAACTGCAGAAAGAACTTAA